The Myxococcales bacterium nucleotide sequence GACCGCCGAGGGTGATCGCCACCGCGACGCCACCGATGTTGCCAATACCCACGGTGCCCGAGACTGCGGCGGAGAGCGCCTGGAAGTGGGAGATTTCGCCTTCCTCGCGCCGCTCGGACTGGGTGCCACTGCCCCGGCCAAATACCAGTTCCAGGCCGTGTCTGAAGCCCCAGAAATTGATGAAGTGAAAGCGCACGGTGAAAAAGACGGCACCTGCCGCCAGCCACAGGACCACGAAAGGGGCCTGGCTATCGCCGATCGGAAGTTTGAAAAAGACCACCGCTGCCAGGGCGTCGGCCAGGGGACGCACGGCAGAATCGATCCAACTCGTCCAGTTCACGGGAACTCCGTTGCGCTTTAGGTTGTTGTGCTTCGATTTGGTGGGGAGTAGTCAATCGCCAATGGGCAACCGGGTGCAAGCATCTCGCTACCTCAGGCCCTGCTGAACCAATTGATCGAGGCGCGATACAAATCGCGAGCGATCCTTGGTTGAGATTGGAGGTGGCCCGCCGGTGATCGTCCCAACCTCGCGCAGATCGGTCTTGAGTTCGCGCATGGCGAGTGCGCCTCCAATCATGTCGCGATCGAACGGTCGACCGTTTGTGCCGAGTACCCTCGCGCCCAGCTCCAGGCAGCGCGCCGCGAGGGGGATATCTGCCGTGATCACGACGTCTCCCGCGCGGATATTGTCCGCGATCCAGTCGTCCGCCAGGTCCGCGCCCTTGTCCACCACGACAAGCTCGACGTCTGCTCCTGGAGGCACGTTCATGCGCGAATTCGCAACCAGCACGACGTGCAATCCATAGCGTCCCGCGACCTGGTAGACCTCGTCCTTGACGGGGCAGGCATCGGCGTCGACGAAAATCTCGATCAAGCGAGCTCCTACGCGTTCCGACGATTTCGGCGCAGAGCAGCGTAGCACCACACTATCGAGGAGATATTTCCCACTCTCGCCCCCCGAATCTGCCTTCGAGCTGCGGGGAAACATCCCATTTTGTCTGTGAAATCAAATATTTACCGACAATCTTCGGAAGTTTTGACACATGCGGCCATTTCCAACCACCTAGTCTGTGATGAATAGAAATCCGGCAGCCTTGAAGTACCCATTCGCAGCGGGAGCCCTTGTGCTCCTGCTGGCGTTGCCATGGGTCAGTGGGGCGTCGTCGACAACGAATGCGATGCTGAGTTCGAGCGCTGGCAATTCTGACCTTGGACTCGGGGACACGACCCGATCTGAAGGCAGCATCGAACTCGATTCGGCTCAAGAGGCCGACGCCTTGAGCGAGCTCCAGACGGGCGCCTACCCCCAAACCGATCCGGATCTCTTTGCAAGGGACGACTCCGCCGATGAGGAGATCACAGGCTCCGGAACGTTGCTCGCTGTTCCAGAGCCCGGCACAACGCTTCTCATGATGCTCGGTTTGACTGGCCTCGGTATGTTGGGCCGCACGAACCGCCGGTAAATCTCCGCCTCGCCGACGTCCTCCCCAGCTCAGGCGCCTTCGCTGGCCTCGAGTTCAGTACCACAGTCCTTGCAGAATCGCGCTGACTGATCGTGACCCTCACTCATGCAGGACATACAGACCCGGGTCGTGACCGGCTTCGACCGAACGGCTTCGACGATCTCGGCGGTGACGATTCCGGTCGGAACCGCAATGATCGCGAAACCCATGATCATGACGATCGCAGCCAGCGCCTGACCCGGAATCGATTGAGGCGTGATGTCGCCGTATCCAACGGTCGACATCGTGACAATGGCCCAATAGATGCCGCGCGGAATACTCGTGAAGCCCGCCTCTTCGCCTTCAATCAAGTACATCGCAGAGCCGAGGATCGTCACCATGATCAGCACGGCTCCCAAGAACACGATCACCTTGCGGCGGCTGGCCCGCAACGCGGTTAGCAACACCTGGATCTCACCCAGGAAGTGCGCGAGCTTGAGCACCCGGGCCACGCGCAGAAGTCGAATCGCCCGAATCACCAGCATTGACTGCGACCCGGGGATGAGCAGACTCAGATAGGTGGGGGCCACCGCGATCAAATCGACCGCGCCGAAAAAGCTGAACGCGTAGCGAACCGGGCGTGGCGCGCAGGCGAGTCGGGCCAGGTATTCAATGGTGAAGAGTCCGGTGAAGGTCCACTCCGCAGCGCGCAACGCGAACCCGTACTCCGCGCGCAGCGCGCTGACGCTCTCGAGTATCACTGCCAAGACGCTCAGCAAGATGGCCCACAACAACGCGACGTCGAACGCCTTGCCGAGCGGCGTGTCGGCCTCGAAAATTACGATGCGCAACTGGTTGCGCCAGCGTGCGCGCTGATCCATCTCCGATGAATTCACAGAGTTCGCCGGCATCGACGCTCAGGCTATCACAGCTAACGACTGGGTTTGGAGCGAGGCGCCAGGCCAAATATGCACAGTCGCAGCGAGGGCCGATCAGACGCGAGTTGCGCGGCGGCACGAGGTAGCGCGACCTTCTACTATTACGCCCAGCGCGCTCGCTAAATCCCCGTCCCTCAACCCTACCAGGAGCAAATCATGAAGTTTGGTCTCATGTTCTCGAATGTCGGTCCCTTCGCCCAGCCCGACGGACTGACGCATCTGGCGCAGACCGCGGAGAACTGCGGCGTCGAATCTCTCTGGACTGTCGAGCACGTTGCGGTTCCCGTCGGCTACGAGTCTCGCTACCCGTACAGCGATGACGGCAAGATGCCCGGTCCTGAAAATGCTCCGATCCCGGATCCCGTGACCTGGTTGAGTTATGCAGCCGCGGTCACGAAGACGATCAAACTCGCCACCGGAATTCTGATCCTGCCCCAGCGAAACCCGATCTACACCGCCAAGCAGTTCGCAACCCTCGACGTGCTCTCCAAGGGGCGCGTGATCGCCGGCATCGGCATCGGTTGGCTGCGGGAAGAGTTCGACGCGTTGGACATTCCCTTCAAAGAGCGAGCGCCGCGAACCGAGGAATGCGTTGCGGCGCTGCGACAACTCTGGGGCGAAAAGGCAGTGCCCTTCGAAGGAAAGTTTTACAACTGGCCCGCGATCGAATCCAATCCCAAGCCCGTTCAGTCGGGAGGGATTCCGATCGTGGTCGGTGGCCACGTCGAGGCTGCGGCCCGCCGCGCCGCGCGCATCGGCGACGGGTTCTTTCCCGCCATGGGCGACCTCCCGAAACTGTTCGCCATCGTGCGCGAAGAGTGCGAGCGAAACGGGCGCGATCCCGGCGAAGTGGAACTCATGACTGGAGGCGCGATCCGCTCCCTCGACGACGTCAAGCGGTTCGAGGACA carries:
- a CDS encoding YaiI/YqxD family protein, producing MFPRSSKADSGGESGKYLLDSVVLRCSAPKSSERVGARLIEIFVDADACPVKDEVYQVAGRYGLHVVLVANSRMNVPPGADVELVVVDKGADLADDWIADNIRAGDVVITADIPLAARCLELGARVLGTNGRPFDRDMIGGALAMRELKTDLREVGTITGGPPPISTKDRSRFVSRLDQLVQQGLR
- a CDS encoding PEP-CTERM sorting domain-containing protein, encoding MNRNPAALKYPFAAGALVLLLALPWVSGASSTTNAMLSSSAGNSDLGLGDTTRSEGSIELDSAQEADALSELQTGAYPQTDPDLFARDDSADEEITGSGTLLAVPEPGTTLLMMLGLTGLGMLGRTNRR
- a CDS encoding ion transporter, with protein sequence MDQRARWRNQLRIVIFEADTPLGKAFDVALLWAILLSVLAVILESVSALRAEYGFALRAAEWTFTGLFTIEYLARLACAPRPVRYAFSFFGAVDLIAVAPTYLSLLIPGSQSMLVIRAIRLLRVARVLKLAHFLGEIQVLLTALRASRRKVIVFLGAVLIMVTILGSAMYLIEGEEAGFTSIPRGIYWAIVTMSTVGYGDITPQSIPGQALAAIVMIMGFAIIAVPTGIVTAEIVEAVRSKPVTTRVCMSCMSEGHDQSARFCKDCGTELEASEGA
- a CDS encoding LLM class F420-dependent oxidoreductase, with amino-acid sequence MKFGLMFSNVGPFAQPDGLTHLAQTAENCGVESLWTVEHVAVPVGYESRYPYSDDGKMPGPENAPIPDPVTWLSYAAAVTKTIKLATGILILPQRNPIYTAKQFATLDVLSKGRVIAGIGIGWLREEFDALDIPFKERAPRTEECVAALRQLWGEKAVPFEGKFYNWPAIESNPKPVQSGGIPIVVGGHVEAAARRAARIGDGFFPAMGDLPKLFAIVREECERNGRDPGEVELMTGGAIRSLDDVKRFEDMGVSRLILPPPGFDPDAVEKGLEKLGNDLISKL